The proteins below are encoded in one region of Sphaerodactylus townsendi isolate TG3544 linkage group LG06, MPM_Stown_v2.3, whole genome shotgun sequence:
- the MARCKSL1 gene encoding MARCKS-related protein, producing the protein MGSHSSKAAKGDVMGQQHPAEAAAGAASPSKANGQENGHVKVNGDVSPKADGEAAPLNGNGSAEPVKEEPKAEAGSGDAIEPAPVAEGADAKPEAAAAASGATKETPKKKKKFSFKKPFKLSGISFRKTKKEAGDTSAVSSPSEEQGKTEAKGEENAACAVAETEAANATKEEAPEEKGAAPAEAAPAVEAQQEVEAPREESNPEQGPVEEKQQPVEGQEDRKPEETSKPGEAEPSPAPGLPEAKEE; encoded by the exons ATGGGCAGCCACAGCTCGAAGGCGGCCAAGGGGGACGTGATGGGCCAACAGCATCCCGCCGAGGCAGCCGCCGGCGCCGCCTCGCCCTCCAAAGCCAACGGCCAG GAGAATGGCCATGTGAAGGTAAACGGAGACGTTTCGCCCAAAGCTGACGGAGAGGCTGCTCCCCTCAATGGCAACGGGTCTGCCGAGCCAGTTAAAGAGGAGcccaaggcagaggcaggcagtggggaTGCTATTGAGCCTGCACCAGTGGCTGAAGGGGCAGATGCCAAGCCGGAGGCTGCGGCTGCTGCCTCTGGAGCTACCAAAGAGACccctaagaagaaaaagaagttctCTTTTAAGAAACCCTTCAAGCTGAGCGGCATCTCCTTCAGGAAGACCAAGAAGGAGGCTGGCGACACATCAGCTGTGTCCTCCCCCAGCGAGGAGCAAGGAAAAACAGAGGCTAAGGGGGAGGAGAATGCAGCTTGTGCCGTTGCAGAGACAGAGGCAGCCAACGCAACCAAAGAGGAAGCCCCTGAGGAGAAGGGTGCAGCCCCAGCCGAAGCTGCCCCTGCTGTGGAGGCTCAGCAGGAAGTGGAGGCCCCAAGGGAGGAGAGCAACCCAGAGCAGGGGCCTGTGGAAGAAAAACAGCAACCTGTGGAGGGtcaggaggacaggaagccagaAGAGACCTCGAAACCAGGGGAGGCTGAGCCCAGTCCTGCACCTGGGCTTCCTGAGGCCAAGGAAGAATAG